A window from Candidatus Krumholzibacteriota bacterium encodes these proteins:
- a CDS encoding ABC transporter permease — translation MFFLIGRLIVNFLEEAGAIGLLILRVFSRLPKLPRNLRSLFKQMERIGVGSIPLVLVTSLFVGAVTAVQAAYQFHGYVPLQYLGAVVGKTVTLELGPVLTALVVGGRVSAAMAAELGTMKVTEQLDAMEMIAVDPIEYLVLPRIVAAVIMLPVLTVFSDFLAILGGMVVAKFSIGINYNVFADGLKLLFRYQDVVGGLMKTFFFGFIISLMGCYYGFATKEGAEGVGLSTMKAVVSSCLLILVSNYLLATIIFRIIFAV, via the coding sequence TTGTTTTTCCTTATAGGCAGACTCATTGTCAATTTCTTAGAAGAGGCGGGGGCGATAGGTCTGCTTATCCTGAGGGTTTTCAGCCGTCTTCCAAAACTGCCCCGTAATCTTCGAAGCCTGTTTAAGCAGATGGAGAGAATAGGGGTCGGGTCGATCCCGCTGGTGCTCGTAACGTCATTGTTTGTGGGCGCGGTTACCGCTGTTCAGGCGGCATACCAGTTTCATGGATACGTACCGCTTCAATACCTCGGCGCCGTAGTCGGGAAAACCGTCACGCTGGAGCTGGGACCCGTTCTTACGGCACTTGTTGTAGGCGGAAGGGTGAGCGCCGCGATGGCCGCTGAACTCGGAACGATGAAGGTCACTGAACAACTCGACGCGATGGAAATGATCGCCGTTGATCCAATCGAATATCTCGTTCTCCCCAGAATAGTCGCCGCTGTTATCATGCTTCCCGTACTGACCGTGTTTTCAGATTTTCTCGCTATTCTAGGAGGTATGGTTGTGGCGAAGTTTTCCATCGGAATAAACTACAACGTTTTTGCCGACGGACTGAAACTCCTCTTCAGATATCAGGATGTCGTCGGGGGATTGATGAAAACCTTTTTCTTCGGATTTATAATCTCGCTCATGGGTTGCTATTATGGTTTCGCGACGAAGGAGGGTGCCGAGGGAGTCGGTCTCTCGACGATGAAAGCCGTTGTCTCGTCCTGCCTTCTGATTCTTGTTTCGAACTATCTGCTGGCGACGATAATATTCCGTATCATATTCGCGGTGTAA
- a CDS encoding DNA-directed RNA polymerase subunit omega yields the protein MDIEVMEKFLNMDKNRYEIVRVVSSEAKRISALLRLSGEEVQEKVTTIALRRVVEGKVKYKYAKSSGEE from the coding sequence ATGGATATTGAAGTTATGGAAAAATTCCTCAATATGGACAAGAACCGGTATGAGATTGTAAGAGTAGTCTCTAGCGAGGCTAAGAGAATAAGCGCGCTTCTGCGGCTTTCCGGTGAAGAGGTTCAGGAGAAGGTCACTACAATAGCGCTGAGACGCGTTGTTGAAGGGAAAGTAAAGTATAAATATGCAAAGTCATCGGGGGAAGAATAA
- a CDS encoding 3'-5' exonuclease has product MAYKFIIFDVETNGLMPAFNSVLSFSGLHVSTFRDGDYRRFEVKEEFDRYYYSIEPYNPEALRVNGLTADVIKHKRGQGDNRYPSYFNQDKEVVVFCGKADLAVCHNSPFDTGFLLTAHNYEFKKNFCTMRNFTGTCAIAHKYYGMKWPKLEEAVDIICGRKNFDFHDSLSDCYAVLELLRTMANSREGSKDNAWPDKFDEIFR; this is encoded by the coding sequence ATGGCTTATAAGTTCATAATCTTTGATGTTGAGACCAATGGGTTGATGCCGGCCTTCAATTCAGTTCTCAGTTTCTCCGGATTGCATGTCAGTACATTTCGTGACGGTGATTACAGACGTTTCGAGGTCAAAGAGGAATTTGACAGGTATTATTACTCGATAGAACCGTATAATCCGGAAGCTCTAAGAGTTAACGGTCTGACCGCTGATGTTATAAAGCACAAGCGCGGGCAGGGAGATAATCGTTATCCCTCTTATTTTAATCAGGATAAAGAGGTCGTCGTGTTCTGCGGGAAGGCGGACCTCGCGGTTTGTCATAATAGCCCTTTTGATACGGGGTTTTTACTGACTGCTCATAATTATGAATTTAAGAAAAATTTCTGCACGATGAGAAATTTTACCGGAACCTGCGCGATCGCCCATAAATATTACGGGATGAAATGGCCAAAGTTGGAGGAAGCCGTTGATATAATCTGCGGCAGGAAAAATTTTGATTTTCATGATTCTCTCTCAGATTGCTACGCTGTCCTGGAATTACTGAGAACAATGGCAAACAGCCGGGAAGGCTCAAAGGATAATGCCTGGCCGGACAAGTTTGATGAAATATTCAGATAA
- the coaBC gene encoding bifunctional phosphopantothenoylcysteine decarboxylase/phosphopantothenate--cysteine ligase CoaBC, translating to MNERRILLVATGGISLYKSVYLVRLLVRGGARVRVVMTRAATRFVTPLTFETLSSNPVRVELFDQRDTPEIPHIDLAGWAERIIVAPATADFMAKMSAGIADDLASSVVCAAGCPVLVAPAMNEGMWLNPATQRNIKTLREDNRVIIEPGSGDLACGETGRGRMMEPEDIKRRIASSFEGGGRLEGVRVLITAGRTEEEIDSVRYISNRSSGKMGFAIAKQAVNMGAEVSLIHGQADFPPPRTDAVTRVKTAAEMKDAVLKLFGGCDVLIMAAAVSDYTPCDPKDKKIKRDKEKLSIELKKTDDILALAGKRKSENQRVIGFALESSGGERKAMRKLKDKNCDFIVLNMIGEKSGFSVPTNKITLFDKSGKLLSTPVVSKEEAAGIILKELLTPERKKKG from the coding sequence TTGAATGAAAGAAGAATCCTTCTCGTTGCCACAGGCGGGATATCCCTCTACAAGTCCGTTTATCTGGTTCGTCTGCTGGTACGCGGAGGGGCTCGGGTCAGGGTCGTGATGACCAGAGCCGCGACCAGATTTGTAACTCCGTTAACATTTGAAACATTATCGTCTAACCCTGTGCGGGTAGAACTGTTTGATCAAAGGGACACGCCGGAAATTCCTCATATTGATCTGGCCGGCTGGGCCGAGAGGATTATAGTAGCTCCCGCGACGGCTGACTTTATGGCTAAAATGAGCGCCGGTATAGCCGACGATCTGGCAAGCTCTGTTGTGTGCGCCGCCGGATGCCCCGTGCTTGTAGCTCCGGCCATGAATGAAGGAATGTGGCTTAATCCGGCGACACAGAGGAATATCAAGACGCTGAGGGAAGATAATAGGGTTATTATCGAGCCCGGTTCCGGAGACCTTGCCTGCGGTGAAACGGGCAGGGGAAGAATGATGGAACCGGAAGATATAAAGCGGAGGATCGCGAGCTCATTTGAGGGTGGGGGCCGGCTTGAAGGAGTAAGGGTTCTCATAACGGCCGGAAGGACTGAAGAAGAGATCGACAGCGTTCGGTATATATCGAACAGATCTTCCGGAAAGATGGGTTTCGCCATAGCAAAGCAGGCAGTGAATATGGGAGCTGAGGTTTCACTTATTCACGGACAGGCCGATTTTCCTCCCCCACGGACAGATGCCGTTACGAGAGTAAAAACCGCGGCTGAAATGAAAGACGCGGTTCTAAAGTTATTCGGCGGCTGCGACGTGCTTATTATGGCAGCCGCTGTCTCGGACTACACTCCCTGCGACCCGAAAGATAAAAAGATCAAAAGGGATAAAGAGAAGCTGTCTATTGAGCTTAAGAAGACAGACGACATCCTCGCTCTGGCGGGAAAAAGAAAGTCCGAAAATCAGCGTGTTATAGGGTTCGCGCTGGAGTCTTCCGGCGGCGAGCGGAAAGCCATGAGAAAACTTAAAGATAAAAATTGTGATTTTATTGTTCTCAACATGATTGGAGAAAAAAGCGGCTTTTCCGTTCCCACAAACAAGATAACACTTTTTGACAAATCGGGGAAGCTGCTCTCAACGCCGGTTGTTTCAAAGGAAGAAGCGGCGGGAATAATATTAAAGGAATTATTGACCCCGGAAAGAAAAAAGAAGGGTTAG
- a CDS encoding DUF370 domain-containing protein produces the protein MMLNIGFGNVVAKDKIVVISACDSSPVRRYREEKAGRGKLIDVTQGRKTRSVIFTTSDQLILSAVAVETLVRRLREAQS, from the coding sequence ATGATGCTCAATATCGGATTCGGCAATGTGGTGGCAAAAGATAAGATCGTAGTTATATCAGCCTGTGATTCATCGCCGGTTCGCAGGTACAGGGAGGAGAAGGCAGGCAGAGGCAAATTGATAGACGTAACGCAGGGGCGGAAAACACGGTCTGTTATTTTTACTACTTCCGATCAGCTGATCCTGTCCGCCGTGGCTGTGGAGACTCTTGTGCGCCGGCTAAGGGAAGCTCAGAGTTAA
- the dnaB gene encoding replicative DNA helicase, producing MTDKIKEDTAGINMGRVPPQSIEAERAVLGGMMLEAEAAPRAIEIVNKEAFYHPANSRIFRAMVSLFTRREPIDVMTLSEELTKTDDLEAIGGMATLTELVDSVPSAANIEYYSKIVLEKYLLRQLIRASTKISESCYRGRTDANSILDEAEQRIFHVSEERASQGFAHIKDVLKDRFEEIQRIHETRESVTGVSSGFIDLDKYTAGLHAGEMVIVAGRPSMGKTSFALNIAQHVGLTEKKPVAVFSLEMSKELLAQRILCSEGEVDSQKVRRGFTSAKDIERLTNAAGLLSEAKIFIDDTPAITPLEMRARARRMKAEHDIALILVDYLQLIRLDIGKENRQQEISFISRSLKALAKELNLPVVALSQLSRAVESRGGDKRPMLSDLRESGAIEQDADVVLFLYRPEFYHPDDPEHEGKAELIIGKQRNGPTGTVNLLFEKKYTRFRSLTDIDVPGEVD from the coding sequence GTGACAGATAAGATAAAAGAGGATACCGCCGGAATAAATATGGGAAGAGTTCCTCCGCAGTCGATTGAGGCCGAGAGGGCCGTGCTGGGCGGAATGATGCTCGAGGCGGAAGCAGCGCCCAGGGCAATAGAGATCGTAAACAAGGAGGCCTTCTACCATCCGGCGAACTCAAGGATTTTCAGGGCGATGGTCTCCCTTTTTACAAGACGTGAACCCATCGATGTGATGACCCTTTCAGAGGAACTTACGAAGACAGATGACTTGGAGGCTATAGGCGGCATGGCGACTCTCACTGAGCTTGTTGACAGTGTGCCTTCAGCCGCGAATATAGAATACTACTCGAAAATCGTGCTTGAAAAGTATCTGCTCCGGCAGCTTATCCGGGCGTCCACAAAGATTTCGGAGAGCTGTTACAGAGGCCGCACGGACGCGAATTCGATCCTCGATGAAGCCGAGCAGCGTATTTTCCATGTTTCTGAAGAAAGGGCGAGTCAGGGATTTGCTCATATCAAGGATGTTCTCAAAGACCGTTTTGAAGAGATACAGAGAATTCATGAAACGAGAGAGAGTGTAACGGGGGTTTCAAGCGGATTTATTGACCTCGATAAATACACGGCGGGACTTCATGCCGGGGAAATGGTTATAGTCGCGGGGCGGCCTTCAATGGGCAAAACCAGTTTCGCGCTGAACATAGCACAGCATGTGGGTCTCACCGAGAAGAAACCGGTCGCGGTTTTCAGTCTTGAAATGTCGAAGGAACTCCTTGCTCAAAGGATCCTCTGTTCTGAAGGCGAAGTGGATTCACAGAAAGTCAGGAGAGGATTTACATCGGCTAAGGATATAGAGAGGCTTACGAACGCCGCAGGTCTTCTTTCTGAAGCGAAGATATTTATAGACGACACTCCCGCTATAACGCCGCTTGAAATGAGAGCGAGAGCGAGAAGGATGAAGGCGGAACACGACATAGCACTTATCCTCGTCGATTATCTTCAGCTTATACGCTTAGATATCGGGAAGGAAAACAGGCAGCAGGAGATATCATTTATATCACGTTCGCTTAAGGCCCTCGCGAAGGAGCTGAATTTGCCGGTTGTAGCCCTCTCGCAGCTTTCCCGGGCGGTAGAATCACGGGGAGGAGACAAACGCCCGATGCTGTCCGACTTGAGAGAATCGGGAGCTATCGAGCAGGACGCGGATGTCGTTCTTTTTCTTTACAGGCCTGAATTCTATCATCCGGACGATCCGGAACATGAAGGAAAAGCGGAACTGATAATAGGGAAACAGCGTAATGGTCCTACAGGCACCGTTAATCTGTTGTTCGAAAAGAAGTACACGAGATTTCGTTCCCTCACAGACATCGACGTTCCGGGTGAAGTGGACTGA
- a CDS encoding YicC/YloC family endoribonuclease, translating into MIYSMTGYGKGKVKVDGGSMMTEIRTVNHRFMDFSIKLPPEMNEFQSYIEKRVREKIRRGRVYIKVSFDKNTAVLQSGINKPLLKSLYREVKKFASSEGIPGEVDIASLLSFPDAFRCRETKIPKGKIKTAIKESLDSALDGCVRMREKEGSILKNDIERNIKKIEKSVESIKKRAPGAIERAFSRSRKRVKEMLGSLKIDEKRWLTEVAIMADKADFSEELVRLDSHVVQFSRELEKGGQISKKLTFMLQEIHREITTLGNKASDTKIINRCLDIKEKAERIREQVQNLE; encoded by the coding sequence ATGATTTACAGCATGACTGGATACGGAAAAGGAAAAGTTAAAGTTGACGGCGGCTCTATGATGACGGAGATCAGGACGGTCAATCACAGGTTCATGGATTTTTCGATCAAGCTGCCCCCGGAGATGAACGAGTTTCAGAGTTATATTGAAAAGAGAGTGCGTGAGAAAATCAGACGGGGAAGGGTCTACATAAAGGTTTCTTTTGACAAAAATACTGCCGTTCTTCAAAGTGGCATTAATAAACCCCTTCTGAAAAGTCTCTACAGAGAGGTTAAGAAGTTTGCCTCATCTGAAGGTATTCCGGGCGAGGTCGATATAGCTTCTTTACTTTCATTCCCCGACGCTTTCAGATGCAGGGAAACAAAAATCCCTAAAGGTAAGATCAAGACGGCTATAAAAGAATCCTTAGACAGTGCCCTGGACGGGTGTGTTCGAATGAGGGAAAAAGAGGGGAGTATTCTCAAGAATGATATTGAGCGGAATATCAAAAAGATCGAGAAATCTGTAGAAAGTATAAAGAAGAGAGCCCCGGGCGCGATAGAAAGGGCGTTCTCCAGGTCCAGAAAAAGGGTGAAAGAGATGCTGGGCAGCTTGAAGATAGATGAGAAGCGCTGGCTGACAGAGGTTGCTATTATGGCTGATAAGGCCGATTTCTCAGAGGAGCTTGTCCGGCTCGATTCACACGTCGTTCAGTTCTCGCGGGAGCTTGAAAAGGGAGGGCAGATCTCTAAAAAGCTCACATTTATGCTTCAGGAGATTCACAGGGAGATTACAACGCTGGGCAACAAGGCCTCGGACACTAAAATAATAAACAGATGTCTGGATATTAAGGAAAAGGCGGAGAGAATCAGAGAGCAGGTTCAAAATCTCGAATAG
- a CDS encoding NFACT RNA binding domain-containing protein → MLMNSLTAYALGPLLNARLKNSVIRGIYQYPGLVTISLSSSWSSYIHIFFSGPERDLVPSNSLIAGREHSADLFKQTAGCTVTGVKTPGTNRIILINLTAPGSWGRDRDFVLRLDFIPSNSPATLFGGEKKRVISTVNPTKSITPRSPDDVPATQNFSLLTMPDRKPGGFLEDAGVSENSLHGRLFNLINGLDPLLARAIIRESGGDPDSVWDMTRRIRDRMKDGNYKWNVCGLEEKERAKTVLYPISLPVGQRIIESEDYSEAAGLHAERTVLPLFVETLRNRAAKEAGKELKRLRRLRKNLSKDLDKAARSEEFHLYGNLLTTHFGKLEKGMEKITLPDFSEKEEIIIPLDSTLGPQQNIQKYFKKAQKGKKGRKKIKRRLRAVEKSISARSDSLDKLLKIKNPGELLELIPQRDRPSSQQREKPGEDFRRFVLDKHHTVFVGRNAGENDLLTHKFSSKRDLWFHAKGIAGSHVILKGGNPSTPPDILKTTASIAAYYSKARNSKIVPVAYTEKRYVRKPKKSPPGTAAIERETVLFVHPSIPSSD, encoded by the coding sequence ATGCTGATGAACAGCCTTACAGCATACGCACTCGGCCCTCTTCTAAACGCGCGTCTTAAAAACAGCGTTATAAGGGGAATTTATCAGTATCCGGGCTTAGTTACAATATCACTCTCTTCGAGCTGGTCTTCATATATACATATCTTTTTTTCCGGCCCCGAGAGAGATCTTGTTCCCTCAAATTCACTTATAGCAGGCAGAGAACACTCCGCGGACCTGTTTAAACAGACCGCGGGATGCACGGTAACCGGCGTTAAGACACCCGGAACAAACAGGATCATTCTCATCAATCTGACCGCGCCAGGAAGCTGGGGAAGAGATAGAGATTTCGTGTTAAGACTCGATTTTATACCGTCTAACTCCCCCGCGACACTCTTCGGCGGAGAAAAAAAGAGAGTGATATCCACTGTAAACCCTACAAAATCAATTACTCCGCGATCGCCCGACGATGTGCCCGCCACCCAAAACTTTTCGCTCCTGACAATGCCTGACAGGAAACCGGGCGGGTTTCTGGAAGACGCGGGGGTATCTGAAAACTCCCTTCACGGCCGGCTTTTTAACCTTATAAACGGCTTAGACCCCCTTCTTGCCCGGGCAATAATCAGGGAAAGCGGGGGCGATCCCGATTCCGTCTGGGATATGACGCGCCGGATAAGAGACAGGATGAAAGACGGAAATTACAAATGGAATGTCTGCGGGTTAGAAGAAAAAGAGCGGGCCAAAACTGTGTTATATCCTATTTCGCTTCCCGTCGGACAGAGGATAATCGAGTCGGAAGACTATAGCGAAGCGGCCGGCTTGCACGCGGAGCGTACGGTTCTGCCCCTCTTTGTTGAAACCTTAAGGAACAGGGCCGCAAAAGAAGCAGGGAAAGAGTTAAAGCGGCTCAGGCGCCTGAGGAAAAACCTTTCAAAGGACTTAGATAAAGCCGCGCGCTCTGAAGAATTCCACCTCTACGGCAACCTTCTAACGACACACTTTGGCAAATTAGAAAAGGGAATGGAGAAGATAACTCTTCCCGATTTCTCTGAGAAAGAAGAAATCATTATACCCCTTGACAGCACCCTCGGCCCCCAGCAGAACATTCAGAAATACTTCAAGAAAGCCCAAAAGGGGAAGAAGGGGCGCAAGAAAATCAAGCGGAGACTAAGGGCGGTCGAAAAGAGTATATCGGCGCGGTCTGATTCGCTGGATAAATTGCTGAAGATCAAGAACCCGGGCGAACTTTTAGAATTAATCCCTCAGCGGGACAGGCCTTCTTCACAGCAGAGAGAAAAACCCGGCGAAGACTTTAGAAGATTTGTGCTTGATAAACACCACACTGTATTTGTCGGCAGAAATGCCGGGGAAAATGATCTCTTAACGCATAAGTTCTCTTCAAAGAGAGATTTATGGTTTCATGCCAAAGGAATCGCGGGCTCTCATGTTATCCTCAAGGGAGGCAACCCGTCCACCCCTCCCGATATTCTAAAAACAACGGCCTCGATAGCCGCCTATTACAGCAAGGCAAGAAATTCTAAAATTGTGCCGGTAGCTTATACTGAGAAGAGGTATGTCCGGAAACCTAAAAAATCCCCCCCCGGTACAGCGGCGATTGAACGAGAAACAGTCCTGTTTGTCCATCCTTCGATTCCGTCTTCAGACTGA
- the gmk gene encoding guanylate kinase, translating into MIVISGPSGVGKSTVNRHVLARFDNLKESISFTTRPPREGEVDGESYFFTDSEDFKDRIEKGEFIEWAEVYGNLYGTSIGYVEEKIGEGWNVALELDVQGGLALKEKIPDAVLIMILPPSLEQLESRLRGRKTDDKQAVRKRLDNARREMDCSGKYDYVVVNKQVERCVEDICTIIKAESMRSERADL; encoded by the coding sequence GTGATAGTAATCTCCGGTCCGTCCGGAGTTGGCAAGTCAACTGTAAACAGGCACGTGCTTGCCAGATTTGATAATTTAAAGGAATCCATATCCTTTACAACCCGCCCTCCCCGCGAGGGTGAAGTTGACGGAGAGAGCTATTTCTTTACAGACAGTGAGGATTTTAAAGATAGAATAGAAAAGGGAGAGTTTATCGAATGGGCTGAAGTCTACGGCAATCTCTACGGAACAAGCATCGGTTACGTTGAAGAGAAGATCGGGGAGGGATGGAACGTGGCTCTGGAATTGGATGTTCAGGGCGGTCTGGCGTTGAAAGAGAAGATCCCCGACGCTGTTTTGATAATGATACTCCCACCCTCGCTTGAGCAGCTCGAGAGCAGGCTGAGAGGGCGAAAGACAGATGATAAGCAGGCGGTCAGAAAGAGACTCGATAACGCCAGGCGTGAAATGGATTGTTCCGGGAAGTACGATTACGTTGTTGTAAATAAACAGGTTGAACGCTGCGTCGAAGATATTTGTACGATAATCAAGGCGGAATCGATGCGCTCGGAAAGAGCTGATTTGTGA
- a CDS encoding ABC transporter ATP-binding protein, with product MIRIVNISKTFEGQHVLTGLDLDVFKGETVVVIGRSGCGKSVLLRNIAGLMKPDAGEIYFENEDITKFSTRKLFKMRMHFGMLFQGSALFDSMTVGENVALALVKHTEYDIGRINRIVLEKLNLVGLADVTEKYPSELSGGMKKRVALARAVAMDPEVVLYDEPTTGLDPVMSGVINRLILNLQKELEITSVIVTHDIKSAYIVSDRIAMLHEGKIVYEGTPRQVENSDNPLVKGFVEGNLPIGT from the coding sequence GTGATCCGGATTGTCAATATTTCGAAGACCTTTGAAGGGCAGCATGTGCTCACCGGTCTTGATTTGGATGTGTTTAAAGGAGAAACCGTTGTTGTAATCGGGAGAAGCGGATGCGGCAAAAGTGTGCTGCTCAGGAATATCGCGGGCCTGATGAAGCCCGACGCGGGAGAGATCTACTTCGAGAATGAGGATATAACGAAATTCAGCACCAGAAAATTATTTAAAATGAGAATGCACTTTGGTATGCTCTTTCAGGGTTCAGCGCTCTTTGATTCGATGACAGTGGGTGAAAATGTGGCGCTCGCCCTTGTAAAACACACAGAGTATGATATAGGCAGGATAAACCGGATTGTTCTTGAAAAACTGAATCTTGTCGGACTTGCCGACGTTACGGAGAAATACCCTTCGGAATTAAGCGGCGGTATGAAGAAGAGAGTTGCCCTGGCGAGGGCTGTGGCGATGGATCCGGAAGTGGTTCTTTACGATGAACCCACAACGGGACTTGACCCTGTTATGTCAGGTGTGATAAACAGATTAATCCTGAACCTGCAGAAGGAACTGGAGATAACATCTGTTATCGTCACTCACGATATAAAGAGCGCGTATATTGTGAGTGACAGAATAGCCATGCTTCACGAAGGGAAGATTGTATATGAGGGTACGCCCCGGCAAGTTGAAAATTCGGATAATCCTTTAGTAAAGGGATTTGTCGAGGGCAATTTACCGATCGGAACGTAG
- a CDS encoding uracil-DNA glycosylase translates to MNREAGTDILFEVRNYLLGRLKRGSNILYRTEKERAHAESTKDAGSFSGSAAETAREDKGEGYMKRDHEAEKEVKVENGIRYSERGPSQDTLFEERSSGSEDKLGELDFEGLKLEVSSCARCGLSEKRTNTVFGAGGTSSGIVFLGEAPGKNEDLQGEPFVGRAGKLLDKILRAIDLERDEVFITNILKCRPPGNRDPKEDEISACEPYLRRQLELLNPAVICALGRVAAQNLLRSKTPLGKMRGQIHYYNGIKTIVTYHPAALLRNPHFKRPTWEDMKLLKTIYSEAKEKEL, encoded by the coding sequence TTGAATCGCGAAGCCGGAACTGATATCCTCTTTGAGGTGAGAAACTACTTGCTCGGAAGATTAAAGAGAGGAAGTAATATTCTCTACCGTACTGAAAAAGAGAGAGCACACGCTGAGAGCACAAAGGATGCCGGCAGCTTCTCCGGTTCCGCCGCGGAAACCGCCAGAGAGGATAAGGGCGAAGGTTATATGAAAAGGGATCATGAGGCTGAAAAGGAAGTAAAAGTTGAGAACGGAATAAGATATTCCGAGCGCGGCCCCTCTCAGGACACTTTGTTCGAGGAGAGATCCTCCGGAAGTGAAGATAAACTCGGCGAACTCGATTTTGAAGGGCTCAAGCTGGAAGTCTCCAGCTGCGCGCGCTGCGGGCTTTCAGAAAAAAGAACGAACACCGTGTTCGGAGCCGGCGGGACATCTTCCGGCATAGTATTCCTCGGGGAAGCCCCGGGGAAGAACGAAGACCTTCAGGGGGAGCCCTTTGTGGGCCGGGCGGGCAAGCTCCTCGACAAAATATTGCGCGCGATAGATCTTGAAAGGGATGAGGTCTTTATAACCAATATTCTGAAATGCCGCCCCCCGGGGAACAGGGACCCGAAAGAGGATGAAATCAGCGCGTGTGAGCCATATCTTAGAAGGCAGCTCGAGCTTTTAAATCCGGCGGTTATTTGCGCCCTCGGCCGCGTCGCCGCGCAGAATCTGCTTAGAAGCAAAACTCCTCTCGGGAAAATGAGAGGACAGATTCACTATTACAATGGGATAAAGACGATAGTGACTTATCATCCGGCCGCCCTGCTGAGGAATCCTCATTTCAAAAGGCCGACGTGGGAAGATATGAAATTACTCAAAACGATCTACAGCGAAGCGAAAGAAAAGGAACTTTAG
- a CDS encoding M48 family metallopeptidase has protein sequence MKIICKSGFNISLMKVLPVILITAFLFSCAIVPLTGRKQVNFIPNSEIHAMSFAQYDEFLKSNPVVEGTDDAKMVKRAGRRIKEAVERYFAREGMSAHLSGYAWEFNLVDNSKVNAWCLPGGKVVIYSGILPVTKTEEGLAVVMGHEIAHAIAEHGSERMSHQMMAQLGGMALSKAIEEKPEKTRALFMTAFGIGTQLGAMLPYSRLHESEADHLGLIFMAMAGYDPREAVSFWKRMAAEKDGNAPPEFLSTHPSDQNRVDDLKKLLPEALKYYGK, from the coding sequence ATGAAAATAATCTGCAAATCCGGTTTTAATATATCTCTGATGAAAGTCCTGCCTGTAATCTTAATCACGGCTTTTCTCTTCTCTTGCGCGATTGTTCCCCTTACGGGACGCAAGCAGGTCAACTTCATTCCTAATTCCGAGATACATGCCATGAGTTTCGCCCAGTATGACGAGTTCCTTAAAAGCAACCCTGTTGTCGAGGGAACAGACGACGCGAAGATGGTAAAGCGCGCGGGAAGGAGAATCAAAGAAGCAGTGGAGAGATACTTTGCCCGGGAAGGAATGTCCGCCCATCTGTCGGGTTACGCCTGGGAATTCAACCTCGTTGACAACAGCAAGGTCAACGCGTGGTGTTTGCCCGGAGGTAAAGTGGTAATCTATTCGGGTATCCTGCCTGTAACTAAAACCGAGGAAGGACTGGCGGTAGTCATGGGTCATGAAATAGCCCATGCCATTGCAGAACACGGCAGTGAACGCATGAGTCATCAGATGATGGCGCAATTGGGCGGCATGGCGCTCTCAAAAGCTATTGAAGAGAAACCGGAGAAGACACGGGCTTTGTTTATGACCGCCTTCGGTATCGGCACTCAGCTTGGAGCTATGCTGCCCTACAGCCGCCTGCATGAATCGGAAGCCGATCATCTGGGTTTGATATTTATGGCTATGGCGGGTTACGACCCCCGCGAAGCGGTCTCATTCTGGAAACGAATGGCGGCCGAAAAGGACGGAAACGCCCCGCCGGAGTTCTTAAGCACACACCCTTCCGATCAGAATAGGGTGGACGATCTTAAAAAGCTTCTGCCGGAGGCGCTGAAATACTACGGCAAGTAG